The Pseudanabaena yagii GIHE-NHR1 genome segment GCTCAAATTGCCAATACTAGCGATCGTGTCCGCTTTTGCGCCTCGATTAGTAATTTCAGGAACACGCTTTGTTAAGGCATTGGTAATAATTTCCGCTTGACGTTTGCGAATCGTATTATTGGCGATGTAATAGGTTGTGGCTCCTCGTAATTCTGGTGAAGTAACTGTATCGAGATTGAGGGATAGAGCCACATCTTGACTAGTTGCCCTTGAATTAATCCATGCGATCGTCTCTTCTAAGGTCAGGTCATCACTAGGTACAGCGATCGCAATCCCCCGCGATCGTAATTCAGCAATTAATAGATCTCTAGTAGCTACCAATTCAGCCATTTCGATTATGCCGCCAACTCCTTCACTGAGATCGCGGAACGAACCTTCAAAAACGCTATGACCTGCGGAAATAAATATTTTGCCCATATCCCTATCTGCTAGTCCATTTCAGCAAGCAAAAAAGTCTCCGTGAGTTTATCAGCTTTTGTCCTGTTTGACTATTTATTTATCAACTAGAGAAGCGGTGCTTCGCACCGCCTCTCTAGTATTTGTTTCCAGACCTTCAGGCGGGAAACAGATCCTTTCGATATTTTCGATGATAAAAATCCCAGCATTAGTTTCATAATTAGTATTGCTGATTGATTAGGGCGGGTAATACCCCAAAAATACCAACTATGAAAAAAAGAGTTAATCTCACCTTCCCTAAACGGGCGATCAACATTCCCCTCACCTATCGGCTTGCCAAAGATTTTAATATTGCAGCAAATATCATCCGCGCTCAAGTGGCTCCCAATAAAGTCGGCAAGATGGTACTAGAGCTATCAGGGGATATCGACCAGCTCGAAGAAGCCATCGAATGGATGCGATCGCAAGATATCGAGGTTTCATTACATGGGCGCGAAATTGTAATTGACGATACTGCCTGTGTTGACTGTGGCTTATGCACTGGTGTATGCCCCACTGAAGCTCTGACCCTCGATCCTAAGAGCTTTCAACTCACCTTTACGCGATCGCGATGTGTAGTTTGCGAACAATGTATAGCGGCTTGTCCTGTAAACGCCATCTCGATTAATCTATAGTTAGTAGTATCTTTACCTGCGCTAGCTGAAAATCCAGTCTAAGGGCTGACGTATAGGTCTGTTTTTTGACGGACAAGCGCCTATAATGATACAAAAAGTAACAATTTTTTATATACAAATTTAGCCCACTAGACTTTGAGTTACAACTCATGCATTTTGAGTTTTTTTCGCTAGAAATTATTCAAGAATGGACGCAACAGTATGGATACTGGATCGTTTTCTTGGGCATTATGCTTGAGAATGCTGGCATCCCATTACCGGGGGAAACGATTACGCTGGTAGGCGGCTTCCTAGCAGGAAATGGTGAATTGCGCTATCCATTAGTTTTGCTATGTACTGTAGCAGGAGCAATCCTCGGAGATAGTGCAGGCTATTGGTTAGGTCGTTGGGGTGGTTTACCAGTTCTAGAAAAAATCGGTAAATTATTTCGGATGCCCACCGATGAGATTGCGATCGCCCGTGAAAAATTCCGTGGTAGTGCCGATCGCGCAGTTTTCTTTGGAAGGTTTATCGCCATCTTGAGGATTTTTGCAGGTCCAATGGCAGGGCTGTCGGGGATGTCCTACTCAAGGTTCCTCTTTTTTAACGCTACAGGTGCTTTGGTTTGGGGTGTAGTTACTACAGGTGTTGCCTACTATGCAGGCACGCTAATTCCCCTTGAAACCCTAGTATCTGGAGTTGTGAAAATTAGCTCTATCATTTTAAGTGCAGTTGTCCTGTGGTTTGGCGCACCACCCGCATTTCGTTTCCTAAAAGCCAAGTTCATTGATTGGCGCACTTCCCGTAAGCCTCAAAATGCTAACCCTAGTCATCCACATCTACAAGCAGGGCAAGAGTCACCTGTATTATTACCGATCGCTGAGGATAAGGTAATGGTTAAACAAGCGATCGAAAATGACTAAAACAAAAGGGCATTCCTAGCAATACTTCATTACAAAAAAAGCTACCTGACGGTAGCTTTTTTTGTTTATTTACGGAGAGAGAGGGATTCGAACCCTCGGTTGCTTTCACAACATTCGATTTCAAGTCGAACGCATTCGACCACTCTGCCATCTCTCCCGTTGGATATTCTAAAGCATCAATACGCACAATACAAGCAAAAAAGCTCGCAAAGAGAGCTTTTTTATAATTAACGCAAGTTCGAGATAATTTGAAACTTTGAGAGAGGGTTTGCTACGCAAACCCTCTCTCAAAGCCCAAAAGTAAAAGCCTTGCTTAGCAAGGCTTTTACTTTTGGGCTTTGAAAATTTGCCAGCTTAACCAGAAATGACATTAAAAAACAGCTTCCAATAAATAAAGGCAACGCGATGCGTTGCCTTTATTTGGGTTTAAGCAAAATTTATATTGCTATCTCTGGATAAAGGTTTTATGCCTTAACCGCAGACATCGACAAGGTGTAATAACCTAGCTGATTAGGAACTCTTTCCCACTTACCATCTAGCTTGCCCTTAGACAGGTTTTTGGTAACACGATCCTTGGCTTGGCGGAAATTCTCAACCGAAAGATCGCCATACAAAGCCTTGACGACGCTATCAGCATTAACGAACTCACCCTTACGCTCTTGTAAAACCTTCTCAATCGCATCGGTTAAAGTATTACCTTGATAAAGAGGACGGAAAGCCAAGGAGCTAGAACGACCAGATTTTTTGGGCTGAGCAGCTTTGGATGCCGCAGCCTCAGACTTTTTTGCTTTAGCAGGAGTCTTAGGTGCAGCAGCTTTAGCAGTAGCTTTAGGAGCCTTGGTAGCCTTGGCAGCAGCTTTAGGAGCCTTGGCAGCAGCTTTAGGAGCCTTGGCAGCAGCTTTAGGAGCTTTCTCTACCTTAGCCGCAGGAGCCGCAGCCTTAGCCGCACCTCTACCTCTCTTGATGGTTGATGTAGGAACTGTTTTCAAACTTTCGAGGGAAAGTGTGTAGTAACCGAGCTGATTAGGAACACGCTTCCATCTATTTTCACCTTTACCCTTCGATAGGTTCTTAGTGACACGTTCTTTGGCTACACGGAAAACAGTTTCAGGGAGATCTCCATAAAGGATATTGACTACATCATCTGCATTAACTGCTTGTCCTTGGCGCTCATTCAAAATCTTTTCGATCGATTCTGTCAGGGTTAGTCCTTCGTAAGCAGGACGAGTTGTCAATGAACCCCGACGATGTCCTCTTCCTTTTCCTTTAGCAGCAGGTGTGGCGGCAGGAGCTGCTTCAGGTTTAGCGGCGGCTTTGGGTTTACGACCTTTGGTAGGGGCGGCTTTGGGAACTTCAGCAATTACGGGAGCAACTACAACAGGAGGAGCAACTACAGCTTCTTTCTTTTTACCTTTGGCTTTAGGAGCTTCGGCAGGGAGGCTGCCAAGGAGGGCTTCAACGTGAGCGAGTTGAGCGCGGGCTTGAGCGACTTTATCTTCATATTCTGCGAGGAAACCTTGCAAATGGGATTGCAAAGCTTGTAAAGACGCGCCAAAACCATCTGGCTGTAGACTTACAGGTAGATCTATACTCATATTATGGGAACCAAAGAGATAATAATGATTGATTGATTTGATTAGTTTGTTTCCTCATACATTTGCTTATGATGGAATAAACTCATCATTTCGTTCTATCACGTTTTGAGAGAACTCGCAATAGTTTAGAAAGAATTCTCACCATTATCTGTTTTTCTAAAAGAGAGAGGGTGGCTGAGCCACCCTCTCTTTATTTCTTTAGGTCTAACAGAAATCTGGCTTCAGCAGCGCGATCGCTGTTAGGATATCTCTCTAGTAGCCTTTGTAAATAGCTGGGTTGCTCACTGAGAAAGAAGCTAGAAAATAGTAAATCATCGATATAAGGACTTTGAGGAAATTTGACCTGTAACTCGGTGATAATGCTATCGATTCGTCGCTGGTAGTCAGAGAGCATACTCTTTTCCCGTTGTTCGTAATCTTGATAAGAGTAGCTACGTCTACGGCGTTGTTGCATAAAAAGGGGAAGAGAAGGTAAATTAGATAAAAATCAGGAGATGGAGTCCCAGCAAATGACACAGAAACATGAGATCCGCAACTGGACAGAGTATAACGCAGGGCTAAAACAAAGAGGAAGCCTGACTTTTTGGATGAGCGAAGAAGTAATTGAAGGATGGTTAAATCAAACATTAAGTGGCAAACGGGGAGCTTCCAAAGATTACAGTGATATAGCAATAGCGACATTTATCACGGTCAAAGCGGTATATCAGCAAGCAGGAAGACAAACGCAAGGACTGTTAGAGTCAATATTTGCCTTGATGGGAATAGATTTACCAGTACCAGACCACAGCACCGTGTCAAGACGGACAGCAAGTTTAAGTGTGACCTTACCAGTAATCCCGAAACAGGGAGCAGTGCATGTAGTAGTTGATTCGACAGGGATCAAAGTATACGGCGAAGGGGAATGGAAAACACGGCAGCATGGAATTAGTAAGAGACGGACATGGCGCAAATTACACCTAGGAGCCGATGAATCAACAGGAGAAATACTGGCTGCGGTCGTCACCACGAATGATTGCCACGATGGAGAAGTACTCGCCGATATTCTCGATGCGATTGATGCTGAAATTGCTCAAGTTTCCGCAGATGGAGCTTATGACCATCGTCATTGTTATGACGAGATTGCCCAACATGGTGCTAAAGCCGTGATTCCTCCGCGCAAAGATGCCAAAATCTGGCAGCATGGCAATACCAATGCTCCACCACATCCGCGTGACCAAAATCTCCGTTATATCCGTAAACATGGGCGTAAAAAATGGAAACGTGACTCAGGTTATCATCGGCGCTCTTTGGCAGAAACTACGATGTTTCGTTTCAAAAAAATCTTTGGTGCTACTTTATGTTCTCGTAAATTTGACAATCAGGCGGTTGAGTTGTTCATCAAATGTGCTGCTCTTAATCGCATGATTCAACTGGCTAAACCTCTCTCCTCTCCTGTTGTTCGTTAATTTTCTAAGATCCTCCATCTTTTGGCTTCTTTTTATTCATGCAACAAAGCCTACGTCTACTGCTGAGTTGGCGATATTGTCCACTAGCACTCAATCCTGCGGGGGGATGGATACGTTGGGTTTCTGCGAAAGTGTGGTTTTCCCACTGGGCAAGTAGGGTCATGGCAAGCATATACAAAGATTTTTCACGAATCGCAGGAGAGAGATTTTTGTCGTCGAGTAAATTTTGATAGAGGGAAAGGGCGATCGCATTTTGACTACCGCCTTGATATTTAGCCAAAATCTCAGAGCTACTGCGTTTGGATTCATCGCATACCCACCACTTATCACATTCCCAGTCCGTAGGGATGCGATAGGCGCGAAATCCATCCCAGATTGGTAGATAGCCATTTTTCCATCCGCCCATTCCTGCCCAATCCGAAGCGATTTGGTAGCGAGATTCGGGAGTATTTTCGATTTGCCATTGGCGCAGTTTTT includes the following:
- a CDS encoding NIL domain-containing protein, which codes for MKKRVNLTFPKRAINIPLTYRLAKDFNIAANIIRAQVAPNKVGKMVLELSGDIDQLEEAIEWMRSQDIEVSLHGREIVIDDTACVDCGLCTGVCPTEALTLDPKSFQLTFTRSRCVVCEQCIAACPVNAISINL
- a CDS encoding DedA family protein, with the translated sequence MHFEFFSLEIIQEWTQQYGYWIVFLGIMLENAGIPLPGETITLVGGFLAGNGELRYPLVLLCTVAGAILGDSAGYWLGRWGGLPVLEKIGKLFRMPTDEIAIAREKFRGSADRAVFFGRFIAILRIFAGPMAGLSGMSYSRFLFFNATGALVWGVVTTGVAYYAGTLIPLETLVSGVVKISSIILSAVVLWFGAPPAFRFLKAKFIDWRTSRKPQNANPSHPHLQAGQESPVLLPIAEDKVMVKQAIEND
- a CDS encoding IS5 family transposase, whose translation is MTQKHEIRNWTEYNAGLKQRGSLTFWMSEEVIEGWLNQTLSGKRGASKDYSDIAIATFITVKAVYQQAGRQTQGLLESIFALMGIDLPVPDHSTVSRRTASLSVTLPVIPKQGAVHVVVDSTGIKVYGEGEWKTRQHGISKRRTWRKLHLGADESTGEILAAVVTTNDCHDGEVLADILDAIDAEIAQVSADGAYDHRHCYDEIAQHGAKAVIPPRKDAKIWQHGNTNAPPHPRDQNLRYIRKHGRKKWKRDSGYHRRSLAETTMFRFKKIFGATLCSRKFDNQAVELFIKCAALNRMIQLAKPLSSPVVR